CTCGTACGGGTCGACCGCAAGACGCTCGTCGTGTTCACCACGAAGGCCCTGCAGGAGGGCTCGAACGGCAGACGGGCGGCACTGCTCGCCTCGGTCCGGGAAGCGCTCGTCGACGGCGTGGAACCAACGGCCCGCGTGGCCGCGCTGGCCGCGCTGATCTCGGGCAGCGGAACGCTCCCGCAGTTCCATCGCGAGATCCCATGGGACTCCACGGTCATCTCACGGGCCAAGGAGTTCGAGCAGGGCAACTGGGGTGCGGGCGCGGCCGCCGAGGCCGTCACGCGCACCGTCACGGCCACGATCGTCAGCAACGCCATCGTCGCCGCGACCGTGCTCCCGCAGCAGTAGCAGTCACGTCAGCAGCCGGTACCCGCC
The Kribbella italica DNA segment above includes these coding regions:
- a CDS encoding GOLPH3/VPS74 family protein, with the translated sequence MLHSEEEPTLAEDLLLLLFQPSSGTIAGENTLYYALGGAVLADLALHDHVTVTQSFGTKLETTSDRFPADPSLRSAWDYIDEKPRRVQTVLAAIGPALRGPLLERLVDRGDLVRVDRKTLVVFTTKALQEGSNGRRAALLASVREALVDGVEPTARVAALAALISGSGTLPQFHREIPWDSTVISRAKEFEQGNWGAGAAAEAVTRTVTATIVSNAIVAATVLPQQ